The following proteins are encoded in a genomic region of Pseudomonas sp. Os17:
- a CDS encoding GNAT family N-acetyltransferase has product MSDQQPAVTVRAIQPGDYQQWLPLWLAYQDFYQVTLSEEVSRTTFERFLDTQEPMYSAVAVQGDEVIGFVNLVVHRSTWAVSDFCYLEDLYVAPSIRGSGAGKLLIEWVQALARERQCGRLYWHTQESNERAQRLYDWVAYKPGVIEYRMEL; this is encoded by the coding sequence ATGAGCGATCAACAACCTGCGGTGACGGTACGGGCGATTCAGCCAGGGGATTACCAGCAATGGCTGCCGCTGTGGCTGGCCTATCAGGATTTCTATCAGGTGACGCTGAGCGAAGAGGTCAGTCGCACTACGTTCGAGCGTTTCCTTGATACGCAGGAACCGATGTATTCGGCTGTGGCGGTACAGGGCGATGAAGTGATCGGCTTCGTCAACCTGGTGGTGCATCGCTCGACCTGGGCCGTCAGCGACTTCTGCTACCTGGAAGACCTGTACGTGGCCCCGTCGATTCGCGGCAGCGGGGCGGGGAAACTGCTGATCGAGTGGGTGCAGGCGTTGGCCCGGGAACGGCAGTGTGGGCGGTTGTATTGGCATACCCAGGAAAGCAACGAGCGGGCGCAGCGGTTGTATGACTGGGTGGCGTACAAGCCGGGGGTTATTGAGTATCGGATGGAGTTGTAA
- a CDS encoding agmatine deiminase family protein, with protein MLSNDTQYPAWRMPAEWVTHAATWMVWPHNQGLWESVWGVTLAEVQADFARVANAIARFEPVKLVVDPAALDSARALCAGNIQLVVQPVNDSWCRDSGPTFIVHPQQGLAGVSWRFNAWGDKSAHDLDRSLARRLLDDLGLDCFGTPLANEGGAIHVDGEGTLITTESVLLNRNRNPGLSKAEIEAIFQRLLGVQKTIWLPGDPDHVTGDMTDGHVDGICAFARPGVLLVDATRDQDSVYAEVVRENRRALELARDARGRRFELIELFEASAAVNSQAEVFCASYTNFYLANGAVIMPAYGIAADEEAAQVLARAFPGRQVVPVRINHLAHGGGGVHCITQQQPQWPLEVQA; from the coding sequence ATGCTCAGCAATGACACTCAATACCCCGCCTGGAGGATGCCGGCCGAGTGGGTTACCCACGCCGCGACCTGGATGGTCTGGCCACACAACCAGGGTTTGTGGGAGTCGGTCTGGGGCGTGACCCTGGCCGAGGTGCAAGCGGATTTCGCCCGGGTGGCCAATGCCATTGCGCGCTTCGAACCGGTGAAGCTGGTGGTGGACCCGGCCGCCCTGGACAGCGCCCGAGCGCTGTGCGCCGGCAATATCCAACTGGTCGTGCAACCGGTGAACGACAGCTGGTGCCGCGACTCCGGCCCGACCTTTATCGTCCATCCGCAGCAGGGGCTGGCCGGCGTCAGCTGGCGCTTCAATGCCTGGGGCGACAAATCGGCCCACGACCTGGACCGCAGCCTGGCCCGGCGCCTGCTCGACGATCTGGGGCTGGACTGTTTCGGTACGCCCCTGGCCAATGAAGGCGGGGCCATCCACGTGGACGGCGAGGGCACCCTGATCACCACCGAATCGGTGCTGCTCAACCGCAATCGCAACCCGGGCCTGAGCAAGGCCGAGATCGAGGCGATCTTCCAGCGCCTGCTGGGGGTGCAGAAGACCATCTGGCTGCCGGGGGACCCGGACCATGTCACCGGCGACATGACGGACGGCCATGTCGACGGGATCTGTGCCTTCGCTCGCCCGGGCGTCTTGCTGGTGGACGCGACCCGCGATCAGGACTCGGTCTACGCCGAAGTGGTGCGAGAGAACCGCCGCGCGCTGGAGCTGGCCCGGGATGCCCGGGGCCGCCGTTTCGAACTGATCGAGCTGTTCGAGGCCAGTGCCGCGGTCAACAGCCAGGCCGAGGTGTTCTGCGCCTCCTACACCAACTTCTACCTGGCCAATGGCGCGGTGATCATGCCGGCCTATGGCATCGCCGCCGACGAGGAAGCGGCCCAGGTGCTGGCCCGGGCCTTCCCCGGGCGGCAAGTGGTGCCGGTGCGGATCAACCATCTGGCCCATGGCGGCGGTGGCGTGCATTGCATCACCCAGCAGCAGCCGCAGTGGCCGCTGGAGGTGCAGGCATGA
- a CDS encoding LysR family transcriptional regulator, which yields MLKHWPPLNALRGFEAAARLGSFHQAAQELHLTQSAISQQIRSLESYLEQPLFYRSGRSVTLTDAGHDLRSTTQSLLQQLAVGIRRLEQYRKPNQLVVNTSPAFARHWLLPRLGEFHRLHPEVDLWLFTSFEPPDMSTQTIDLTLRDDLSAQAECSYLELYSDRLYPACHPSLLAQPEALRTTLHGEREMDWSHWLVEGGADIGQRSNGLNFSDPGLLLDAACAGHGIALVSQLLTQQARAQGLLAPLCEQSVRGPTWAWLIHRDSEGSPLTRSFCEWLLGALQAPAEP from the coding sequence ATGTTGAAACACTGGCCTCCACTGAACGCCCTGCGCGGCTTCGAAGCCGCTGCACGCCTGGGCAGTTTTCACCAGGCAGCGCAGGAGCTGCACCTCACGCAATCGGCCATCAGCCAACAGATCCGCAGCCTGGAAAGCTATCTCGAACAACCGCTGTTCTACCGCAGCGGGCGCAGCGTCACCCTCACCGACGCCGGGCACGACCTGCGCAGCACCACCCAGTCGCTGCTGCAACAGCTGGCGGTGGGCATCCGCCGCCTGGAGCAGTACCGCAAGCCCAACCAACTGGTGGTCAACACCAGCCCGGCCTTCGCCCGCCACTGGCTGCTGCCGCGCCTGGGGGAATTCCATCGCCTGCACCCGGAAGTCGACCTGTGGCTGTTCACCAGCTTCGAACCGCCGGACATGAGCACCCAGACCATCGACCTGACCCTGCGCGACGACCTGAGCGCCCAGGCCGAATGCAGCTACCTGGAGCTGTACAGCGATCGCCTGTACCCGGCCTGCCACCCCAGCCTGCTGGCACAGCCCGAGGCGCTGCGCACCACCTTGCATGGCGAGCGGGAGATGGACTGGAGCCACTGGCTGGTGGAAGGCGGCGCCGACATTGGCCAGCGCAGCAACGGCCTGAATTTCTCCGACCCGGGCCTGTTGCTGGACGCCGCCTGCGCAGGCCACGGCATTGCCCTGGTCAGCCAGCTGCTGACCCAGCAGGCCCGGGCCCAGGGCTTGCTGGCACCGTTGTGCGAACAGAGCGTACGCGGCCCGACCTGGGCCTGGCTGATTCACCGCGACAGCGAAGGCAGCCCGCTGACCCGCAGCTTCTGCGAGTGGCTGCTGGGCGCCTTGCAAGCCCCGGCCGAGCCATGA
- a CDS encoding GNAT family N-acetyltransferase, whose protein sequence is MLELHTPRLHLRPLAPHDWALFLNLHSDPDNLRYVCDPLSRAQIEERFTSRLPRWDLDSTHWLCLVIRDRECGEELGLTGLRISDRDAAEAEVGYLLARHHQGRGVAAESLRGLMEYARQGLGIKRLVATVTDGNAASCQVLEKCGFVFLRRDEGAFRQGGEDFDDLIFSCPLTA, encoded by the coding sequence ATGCTGGAACTGCACACCCCCCGCCTTCACCTGCGCCCCTTGGCCCCCCATGACTGGGCGTTGTTCCTGAACCTGCACAGCGACCCGGACAACCTGCGCTATGTCTGCGATCCGCTGTCCCGGGCCCAGATCGAGGAGCGCTTCACCTCACGCCTGCCCCGCTGGGACCTCGACTCGACACACTGGCTGTGCCTGGTGATCCGTGATCGCGAGTGCGGCGAGGAGCTGGGCCTCACCGGCCTGCGCATCAGCGACAGGGACGCCGCCGAAGCCGAGGTCGGCTACCTGCTGGCGCGCCATCACCAAGGCCGGGGCGTGGCCGCAGAGTCGCTGCGCGGGCTGATGGAGTACGCCCGCCAGGGCCTGGGCATCAAGCGCCTGGTGGCCACCGTCACCGACGGCAATGCGGCCTCCTGCCAGGTCCTGGAAAAGTGCGGCTTTGTCTTCCTGCGCCGCGACGAAGGCGCGTTCCGCCAGGGCGGCGAAGACTTCGACGACCTGATATTCAGCTGCCCGCTGACAGCCTGA
- the aguB gene encoding N-carbamoylputrescine amidase, whose amino-acid sequence MSRLIVATTQMPCTWNLPGNLERAEQLVREAAARGAQVILLQELFATPYFCIEQQHRHLALAEEYAQSQVLQRFAALAGELGVVLPLSWFERAGTAYFNSLSVADADGRLLGVYRKTHIPNAVGYQEKEYFSPGDSGFRVWDTAFGRLGIGICWDQWFPETARCLALQGAEVLLFPTAIGSEPGSAGLDSRDHWQMTMRGHAAANLLPVVAANRVGHEVATSDPTLHMDFYGSSFICDHKGRLLAEADRDSSGVLLQPLDLAAMAEERRTWGIFRDRRPEMYGPLLSLDGQHLHSRWNGREA is encoded by the coding sequence ATGAGCCGGTTGATCGTCGCCACCACCCAGATGCCCTGCACCTGGAACCTGCCGGGCAACCTCGAACGCGCCGAACAGCTGGTGCGCGAGGCGGCGGCCCGCGGTGCCCAGGTGATCCTCCTGCAAGAGCTGTTCGCCACCCCGTACTTCTGCATCGAGCAGCAGCACCGCCACCTGGCGCTGGCCGAGGAATATGCCCAGAGCCAGGTGCTCCAGCGTTTCGCCGCCCTGGCCGGGGAGCTGGGGGTGGTGTTGCCCCTGAGCTGGTTCGAGCGGGCCGGCACCGCCTATTTCAATTCCCTGAGCGTCGCCGATGCCGACGGCCGCCTGCTGGGGGTGTACCGCAAGACCCATATTCCCAACGCCGTGGGGTATCAGGAGAAGGAGTACTTCAGCCCCGGCGACAGCGGTTTCCGGGTCTGGGACACGGCCTTCGGCCGACTGGGCATCGGCATCTGCTGGGACCAGTGGTTCCCCGAGACCGCCCGCTGCCTGGCCTTGCAGGGCGCCGAAGTGTTGCTGTTTCCCACTGCCATCGGCAGTGAGCCGGGCAGCGCCGGCCTGGACTCGCGGGACCACTGGCAGATGACCATGCGCGGGCATGCCGCGGCCAACCTGCTGCCGGTGGTGGCGGCCAACCGCGTCGGCCATGAAGTGGCAACCAGCGACCCGACCTTGCACATGGATTTCTACGGCTCGTCGTTTATCTGCGACCACAAGGGCCGGCTCCTGGCCGAGGCCGACCGCGATAGCAGCGGGGTCCTGTTGCAGCCCCTGGACCTGGCGGCCATGGCCGAGGAGCGCCGCACCTGGGGCATCTTCCGCGACCGCCGGCCCGAGATGTACGGGCCGCTGCTGAGTCTTGACGGGCAACACCTTCATTCACGCTGGAACGGCCGGGAGGCATGA
- a CDS encoding extracellular solute-binding protein has protein sequence MRTIGKRGKRHCAIVLALTLAALQAQADPEDKTLRLYNWADYFAADTLARFTAETGIKVIYDVMEGSEVLEAKLMTGGSGYDLIFPGDTVAERLMRAGSLQQLDPSKLTGQDDIEPGLKRLRAQYPRASQATVPYTWGTIGLTYNARQIAQRLPDAPVNSLDLLFKPELAARFADCGISLIDSPDEVLAVALNYLGRDPRSARPEDLQAASELLGKLRPYIRKFQSQPVTDLVNGNLCLSLGYSGDMTQAQRAVDAAGKSVEFQYRIPREGTTVWMDTLAIPKDARHPEYAYAFINFVTRPENMAAISNFTGYPTANAKARPAVDPQMRNNPDIYPDDATFERLIPGRDIPQADMRARMRTWTQFKTATAARH, from the coding sequence ATGCGAACCATAGGCAAGCGCGGCAAACGCCATTGCGCCATCGTGCTGGCCCTGACCCTGGCCGCGCTCCAGGCCCAGGCCGACCCCGAGGACAAGACCCTGCGCCTGTACAACTGGGCCGACTATTTCGCCGCGGACACCCTGGCGCGCTTCACCGCCGAAACCGGAATCAAGGTGATCTACGACGTGATGGAAGGCAGCGAGGTGCTGGAGGCCAAGCTGATGACCGGCGGCAGCGGCTACGACCTGATCTTCCCCGGCGATACCGTGGCCGAGCGCCTGATGCGTGCTGGCAGCCTGCAGCAGCTGGACCCGAGCAAGCTGACCGGGCAGGACGACATCGAGCCCGGCCTCAAGCGCCTGCGGGCCCAGTACCCGCGCGCCAGCCAGGCCACGGTGCCCTATACCTGGGGCACCATCGGCCTGACCTACAACGCCCGGCAGATCGCCCAGCGCCTGCCCGATGCGCCGGTCAACAGCCTGGACCTGCTGTTCAAGCCGGAGCTGGCGGCGCGCTTTGCCGATTGCGGGATCTCGCTGATCGATTCGCCGGACGAAGTGCTGGCGGTGGCGCTCAACTACCTGGGGCGCGACCCGCGCAGTGCCCGGCCGGAGGATCTGCAGGCGGCCAGCGAACTGCTGGGCAAGCTGCGACCGTATATCCGCAAGTTTCAGTCGCAGCCGGTGACCGACCTGGTCAACGGCAACCTGTGCCTGTCCCTGGGCTACAGCGGCGACATGACCCAGGCCCAGCGCGCTGTCGATGCGGCGGGCAAATCGGTCGAATTCCAGTACCGCATTCCCCGGGAGGGCACCACGGTGTGGATGGACACCCTGGCGATCCCCAAGGATGCCCGGCACCCGGAGTACGCCTATGCCTTCATCAACTTTGTCACGCGGCCAGAGAACATGGCGGCCATCAGCAACTTCACCGGCTACCCCACGGCCAATGCCAAGGCGCGGCCGGCGGTGGATCCGCAGATGCGCAACAACCCGGATATCTACCCGGATGACGCCACCTTCGAACGCCTGATTCCCGGCCGCGACATCCCTCAGGCCGACATGCGGGCGCGCATGCGCACCTGGACCCAGTTCAAGACGGCCACCGCTGCCCGCCACTGA
- a CDS encoding LysE family translocator, with translation MPPIHDINWPLWLSTMLPMALSAGPGNLMVASSGARSGVRRSLRFILGLDLTYWLLALLVGLGLYHSLAAQPQWLWSLRVAGSLYIFWRGLRLLLRSRGLSAASDAPLGFRDGVLLQLGNVQGLVMLLVMFSTFSPGTDAGSAVVLVLSAALIAVNLFGHLLWASLGSSLQVLLRDRPSLLVAQNALFGLLLMAVAMWIFLRGA, from the coding sequence GTGCCCCCGATCCACGACATCAACTGGCCGTTGTGGCTGTCCACCATGCTGCCCATGGCCCTGAGCGCCGGGCCCGGCAACCTGATGGTGGCCAGCTCCGGCGCCCGCAGCGGCGTGCGCCGCTCGCTGCGCTTTATCCTCGGCCTCGACCTGACTTACTGGCTGCTGGCCCTGCTGGTGGGGCTGGGGCTGTATCACAGCCTGGCGGCGCAGCCGCAATGGCTGTGGAGCCTGCGGGTGGCCGGCAGCCTGTACATTTTCTGGCGCGGCCTGCGCCTGTTGCTGCGCTCGCGGGGCTTGTCAGCCGCGTCGGACGCGCCCCTGGGCTTTCGCGATGGCGTGCTGTTGCAACTGGGCAATGTGCAGGGCCTGGTGATGCTGCTGGTGATGTTCTCGACCTTCAGTCCCGGCACCGACGCCGGCAGCGCCGTGGTGCTGGTGCTCAGCGCCGCGCTGATCGCGGTCAACCTGTTCGGCCACCTGCTCTGGGCCAGCCTGGGCTCCAGCCTGCAGGTGCTGCTACGGGACCGACCGAGCTTGCTGGTGGCGCAGAATGCCCTGTTCGGCTTGCTGCTGATGGCGGTGGCCATGTGGATCTTCCTGCGCGGCGCCTAG
- a CDS encoding agmatine deiminase family protein produces the protein MPTRRQLIKQASLLAGVAAMTTLGLGPRSVRAREQDNAYLPDEGEPQQRAFMAFGAQDAIWEDFTGDVQQAQGRIARAIAAYQPLTLFCRAQERGLAEQLCGSHNITFVSTELDDIWMRDIGANFVVDAQGGLGAVDFNFNGWGNKQRHAKDARLARQMADAAGARYWRSELVGEGGGIEVDGHGTGIMTESSWINDNRNPGWSKAEVEEELKACLGLRKIIWLPGIKGHDITDAHVDFYARFVKPGVVVANLDNDRESYDHQVTLKHLEILRSARDADGRALQVHTLSPPLNPRQNRFSRDNPDFAAGYINYFVINGAVIAPQFGDRAADAKAHSLLASLYPGRQIIALDIDAIAAGGGGIHCVTHQLPEV, from the coding sequence ATGCCCACTCGACGTCAACTGATCAAACAGGCCTCGCTGCTGGCCGGTGTCGCCGCCATGACCACCCTCGGCCTGGGGCCGCGCAGTGTCCGGGCCCGCGAGCAGGACAACGCCTACCTGCCCGATGAAGGCGAGCCCCAGCAGCGGGCCTTCATGGCCTTCGGCGCCCAGGACGCCATCTGGGAGGATTTCACCGGCGACGTGCAGCAAGCCCAGGGGCGCATTGCCCGGGCGATTGCCGCCTATCAACCGCTGACCCTGTTCTGCCGCGCGCAGGAGCGCGGCCTGGCGGAGCAACTCTGCGGCTCGCACAACATCACCTTTGTCAGCACCGAGCTGGACGACATCTGGATGCGCGACATCGGCGCCAACTTCGTCGTTGATGCCCAAGGCGGATTGGGCGCGGTGGATTTCAACTTCAATGGCTGGGGCAACAAACAGCGCCACGCCAAGGACGCCCGACTGGCGCGGCAGATGGCCGACGCCGCCGGTGCCCGCTACTGGCGCAGCGAACTGGTGGGCGAGGGCGGCGGCATCGAAGTGGACGGGCACGGCACCGGGATCATGACCGAAAGCAGCTGGATCAATGACAACCGCAACCCTGGCTGGAGCAAGGCCGAGGTCGAAGAGGAACTCAAGGCTTGCCTCGGCCTGCGCAAGATCATCTGGCTGCCGGGGATCAAGGGCCACGACATCACCGACGCCCACGTCGACTTCTACGCCCGCTTCGTCAAACCGGGGGTGGTGGTGGCCAACCTGGACAACGACCGCGAATCCTACGACCACCAGGTGACCCTCAAGCACCTGGAGATCCTCCGATCCGCCCGCGACGCCGACGGCCGTGCGCTGCAGGTGCACACCCTGTCGCCACCACTGAACCCGCGACAGAACCGCTTCAGCCGCGATAACCCGGATTTCGCCGCGGGCTACATCAACTACTTCGTGATCAACGGCGCGGTGATCGCCCCACAGTTCGGCGACCGGGCAGCCGACGCCAAGGCCCACAGCCTGCTCGCCAGCCTGTACCCCGGGCGACAGATCATCGCACTGGACATCGACGCCATCGCGGCAGGCGGAGGCGGGATCCACTGCGTGACCCATCAACTGCCCGAGGTTTGA
- a CDS encoding ankyrin repeat domain-containing protein: MSHLLEKAAARGDLIALNRLLDAGADLEWQHKSTGRTALLAATIAGHSAAVALLLERRANVQQPCKALGYSPLAWAASQGDLACAELLIAHGAALEQASPELRRTALMNAAQAGHEAMVALLLNAGADPRPLDFQQRNAWSLAQEKSHARIMQLLEQAGAGAPPPPTPAPHLTWPEPPEDGDCSVDPVTQVRAYTLAVAAWEQRGNAAGHEALDSGFWAEPQQLIERFCTQRPRAYPRASYGFPTTYSPADELLGCERLKPAQAEVLIRDPAIRALCYEHRFLLKQVAGQWRIDSVKRRLAGTQKWANAPL; encoded by the coding sequence GTGTCCCACCTCCTGGAAAAAGCTGCCGCACGTGGCGATCTCATTGCACTCAACCGCCTGCTGGACGCTGGCGCGGACCTTGAATGGCAGCACAAGAGCACCGGGCGCACGGCCCTGCTGGCCGCCACTATCGCCGGCCACTCGGCCGCCGTGGCACTGCTGCTGGAGCGCCGCGCGAATGTGCAGCAGCCGTGCAAGGCCCTGGGCTACAGCCCGCTGGCCTGGGCCGCGAGCCAGGGCGACCTGGCCTGTGCCGAGCTGCTGATTGCCCATGGCGCCGCACTCGAACAAGCCTCCCCCGAGCTGCGACGCACGGCCCTGATGAACGCCGCCCAGGCCGGCCACGAAGCGATGGTGGCCTTGCTGCTGAACGCTGGCGCCGATCCCCGGCCGCTGGACTTTCAGCAGCGCAACGCCTGGTCCCTGGCCCAAGAAAAGTCCCATGCCCGGATCATGCAACTGCTCGAACAGGCCGGCGCTGGAGCGCCACCGCCCCCCACGCCCGCCCCTCACCTGACCTGGCCGGAGCCGCCGGAGGATGGCGACTGCAGTGTCGACCCGGTCACTCAGGTGCGCGCCTATACCCTGGCCGTGGCCGCCTGGGAACAACGTGGCAATGCCGCGGGCCACGAAGCGCTCGATTCCGGCTTCTGGGCCGAACCGCAACAGCTCATCGAACGCTTCTGCACCCAGCGCCCGCGGGCCTATCCGCGTGCGTCCTACGGTTTTCCCACGACCTATTCGCCCGCCGATGAACTGCTCGGCTGCGAACGGCTCAAGCCCGCCCAGGCTGAAGTGCTGATCCGCGACCCGGCCATTCGGGCGCTGTGCTACGAACACCGTTTCCTGCTCAAGCAGGTCGCCGGGCAATGGCGGATCGACAGCGTCAAACGCCGCCTGGCCGGCACCCAGAAATGGGCAAACGCCCCTCTCTGA
- a CDS encoding LysR family transcriptional regulator, with the protein MNWDDLRFFIAVANANNITDAGQALKVSASTVSRKILVLEQALNTLLFMKTTQGYFLTEAGQALLPMALEAEERFQLMTRQMSQPGARMAGVVRIDCPELMGSHLIIPALAQFRVQHPQISFDFVNAARSVKLTQSHSDLLLRLQRPEAGNFTLRRVGELTQALFCSPGYASVHGCPEKPADLGQHSLIGWNQALEHLPLARWLDQLSGGQPLWMRTGNLEAQLKAVQAGLGIAALPAYIAEPLGLRRVLPQTPVHRADIWLLRNQATQGQERVEQVARFLCELLLRHGLQAG; encoded by the coding sequence GTGAACTGGGACGATCTGCGGTTTTTCATCGCTGTGGCCAATGCCAACAACATCACCGACGCCGGGCAGGCGCTGAAGGTGTCCGCCTCGACGGTTTCACGCAAGATCCTGGTGCTGGAGCAGGCCTTGAACACCCTGTTGTTCATGAAGACCACCCAGGGCTATTTCCTCACCGAGGCCGGCCAGGCCTTGCTGCCCATGGCCCTGGAGGCCGAAGAGCGCTTCCAGCTGATGACGCGGCAGATGTCCCAGCCCGGTGCGCGCATGGCGGGGGTGGTGCGCATCGACTGCCCGGAACTGATGGGCAGCCACCTGATCATTCCCGCGCTGGCGCAGTTTCGCGTGCAGCACCCGCAGATCAGCTTCGACTTCGTCAATGCCGCGCGCTCGGTCAAGCTCACCCAGAGCCACAGCGATCTGCTGCTGCGCCTGCAGCGGCCGGAGGCCGGCAACTTCACCCTGCGTCGGGTCGGCGAGCTGACCCAGGCGTTGTTCTGTTCCCCGGGTTATGCCTCGGTCCATGGCTGCCCCGAGAAACCGGCGGACCTGGGCCAGCATTCGCTGATCGGCTGGAACCAGGCCCTGGAACACCTGCCCCTGGCCCGCTGGCTGGATCAGCTCAGCGGCGGCCAGCCGCTGTGGATGCGCACCGGCAACCTGGAGGCGCAGCTCAAGGCAGTGCAGGCAGGGCTGGGGATTGCCGCCTTGCCGGCCTATATCGCAGAGCCCTTGGGCCTGCGTCGGGTGCTGCCCCAGACCCCGGTTCACCGCGCGGACATCTGGCTGTTGCGCAACCAGGCGACCCAGGGCCAGGAGCGGGTCGAGCAGGTGGCGAGGTTTCTCTGCGAGCTGCTGCTGCGTCACGGGCTGCAGGCCGGCTGA
- a CDS encoding class I SAM-dependent methyltransferase: MTPLALATLNQHLLTALAAAPTETRRLFHGRGRCWPGLEQLTVDWLQGVLLVSLFKEPEAGQLAALQQLLTDLGSTPQWAASGARSLMLQHRYLPDSRGEWLLGEAIDSCTITEEGLRYQVDLGSKQNNGLFLDMRYGRNWVRANAQGKNVLNLFAYTCGFSVAAIAGGAERVVNLDMSRAALSRGRDNHRLNGHDTGRVSFLGHDLFKSWSKVKQGGPYDLVIIDPPSFQKGSFVLGKDYARVLRRLPELLTANGCVLACMNDPAFSVDFLLEGMAEAAPGLRFEQRLENPPEFPDADPQCGLKALVFRQGQ; encoded by the coding sequence ATGACACCTCTCGCCCTCGCCACCCTCAACCAGCACTTGCTGACCGCCCTGGCCGCCGCGCCCACCGAAACCCGGCGCCTGTTCCATGGCCGCGGCCGTTGCTGGCCGGGGCTGGAGCAACTGACCGTGGACTGGTTGCAGGGCGTGCTGCTGGTGTCGCTGTTCAAGGAGCCCGAGGCCGGGCAACTGGCCGCCTTGCAGCAACTGCTGACCGACCTGGGCTCGACCCCGCAATGGGCCGCCAGCGGCGCCCGCAGCCTGATGCTGCAACACCGCTACCTGCCCGACAGCCGTGGCGAATGGCTGCTGGGCGAGGCGATTGACAGCTGCACCATCACCGAGGAAGGCCTGCGCTACCAGGTGGACCTGGGCAGCAAGCAGAACAACGGGCTGTTTCTCGACATGCGCTATGGACGCAACTGGGTGCGGGCCAACGCCCAGGGCAAGAACGTCCTGAACCTGTTTGCCTACACCTGCGGCTTTTCCGTGGCGGCGATTGCCGGTGGTGCCGAGCGAGTGGTGAACCTCGACATGTCCCGGGCGGCCCTGAGCCGTGGTCGCGACAACCATCGGCTCAACGGCCACGACACTGGCCGGGTGAGTTTCCTCGGGCATGACCTGTTCAAGTCCTGGAGCAAGGTCAAGCAAGGGGGGCCCTATGACCTGGTGATCATTGACCCGCCGTCGTTCCAGAAAGGCAGCTTTGTCCTCGGCAAGGACTATGCGCGGGTGCTGCGGCGCTTGCCGGAACTGCTGACGGCCAATGGTTGCGTATTGGCGTGCATGAATGACCCGGCGTTCAGCGTGGACTTTCTCCTGGAGGGGATGGCAGAAGCGGCGCCGGGGTTGCGCTTTGAACAGCGACTGGAGAATCCGCCGGAGTTTCCGGATGCCGATCCGCAGTGCGGGCTCAAGGCGCTGGTGTTTCGTCAGGGGCAATAG
- a CDS encoding FadR/GntR family transcriptional regulator — MLELQRPDSLVVRVVNAIRSEIDSGRLAPESRLPTEQQLAEQLNVSRSVIREAIAQLKADGVLIARRGLGSYISKTPAGTVFRFPQGNGRLPDLAQMFEMRLWIETQAASIAAQRRDATDLQRMQQALQEMHDKRSDFEAAGLADVEFHRAIAEASKNDYFVAFHDFLRSQLTSARKAAWENSALRQVGGSADATQEHQALYQAIAAGDRQAAAGCADAHLRAAAKRLGLELPTTN, encoded by the coding sequence ATGCTCGAACTCCAGCGACCTGACTCCCTCGTTGTCCGCGTGGTCAATGCGATCCGCAGCGAGATCGACTCCGGCCGCCTGGCGCCCGAATCGCGCCTGCCGACCGAGCAGCAGTTGGCCGAGCAGTTGAACGTCAGCCGTTCGGTGATTCGCGAAGCCATCGCCCAGCTCAAGGCCGACGGCGTGCTGATCGCCCGGCGTGGCCTGGGTTCGTATATTTCCAAGACCCCGGCCGGCACCGTGTTCCGTTTCCCCCAGGGCAACGGGCGCTTGCCAGACCTGGCGCAGATGTTCGAGATGCGCCTGTGGATCGAAACCCAGGCGGCGTCGATCGCCGCCCAGCGCCGGGACGCCACCGACCTGCAACGGATGCAGCAGGCGCTGCAGGAAATGCACGACAAGCGCAGTGATTTCGAAGCCGCAGGGTTGGCCGACGTGGAGTTCCACCGGGCCATCGCCGAGGCCAGCAAGAACGACTACTTCGTGGCCTTCCATGATTTTCTGCGCAGCCAGCTGACCAGTGCCCGCAAGGCCGCCTGGGAGAACTCGGCGCTGCGCCAGGTCGGCGGTTCCGCCGATGCCACCCAGGAACACCAGGCGCTGTACCAGGCGATTGCCGCCGGTGACCGCCAGGCCGCGGCCGGTTGCGCCGACGCCCACTTGCGCGCTGCGGCCAAGCGCCTCGGCCTGGAGTTGCCCACTACGAATTAA